A part of Hippopotamus amphibius kiboko isolate mHipAmp2 chromosome 16, mHipAmp2.hap2, whole genome shotgun sequence genomic DNA contains:
- the HPN gene encoding serine protease hepsin isoform X3 has protein sequence MAEKEGGRTVPCCSGPKVAALTVGTVLLLIGIGAASWAIVTVLLRTDQEPLYPAGQEVLPPLVQICGAAGRLLSLGVASPSSSYEDAKLSLPDSLSQNVLSEHQPLQVSPADARLTVFDQTEGTWRLLCSSRSNARVAGLSCEEMGFLRGLNHSELDVRTAGANGTSGFFCVDEGRLPHARRLLEVLSVCDCPRGRFLATVCQDCGHRKLPVDRIVGGQDTSLGRWPWQVSLRYDGAHLCGGSLLSRDWVLTAAHCFPERNRVLSRWRVFAGAVAQTSPHGVQLGVQAVIYHGGYLPFRDPNSEENSNDIALVHLSSSLPLTEYIQPVCLPAAGQALVDGKICTVTGWGNTQYYGQQAGVLQEARVPIISNDVCNGPDFYGNQIKPKMFCAGYPEGGIDACQGDSGGPFVCEDSISRTPRWRLCGIVSWGTGCALAQKPGVYTKVSDFREWIFQAIKGPS, from the exons ATGGCGGAGAAGGAGG GTGGCCGGACGGTGCCATGCTGCTCCGGACCCAAGGTGGCAGCTCTCACTGTGGGGACCGTGCTGCTCCTGATAGGCATCGGGGCGGCGTCCTGGGCCATTG TGACCGTTCTACTCAGGACTGACCAGGAGCCGCTGTATCCAG CAGGACAGGAAGTCCTGCCTCCCCTCGTCCAGATCTGTGGGGCTGCGGGAAGACTGCTCAGCTTGGGTGTTGCCTCACCAAGTTCTTCCTATGAGGATGCAAAATTGAGTTTGCCAGATTCACTTTCCCAAAATGTGCTCTCAGAACACCAGCCAT TGCAGGTCAGCCCGGCTGACGCTCGGCTCACGGTGTTTGACCAGACGGAGGGCACGTGGCGCTTGCTGTGCTCCTCGCGCTCCAACGCCAGGGTGGCGGGGCTCAGCTGCGAGGAGATGGGCTTCCTCAG GGGGCTGAACCACTCGGAGCTGGATGTGCGGACGGCGGGCGCCAACGGCACGTCGGGCTTCTTCTGCGTGGACGAGGGGAGGCTGCCGCACGCCCGGAGGCTGCTCGAGGTCCTCTCTGTGTG cGACTGTCCCAGGGGCCGTTTCCTGGCTACCGTCTGCCAAG ACTGTGGCCATAGGAAGCTGCCCGTAGATCGCATCGTGGGCGGCCAGGACACAAGCCTGGGCAGGTGGCCGTGGCAAGTCAGTCTTCGCTACGACGGCGCACACCTCTGTGGGGGGTCCCTGCTCTCCAGAGACTGGGTGCTGACAGCTGCCCACTGCTTCCCGGA GCGGAACCGGGTCCTGTCGCGATGGCGCGTGTTTGCCGGTGCCGTGGCCCAGACCTCCCCCCACGGTGTGCAGCTGGGCGTGCAGGCAGTAATCTACCATGGGGGCTATCTCCCCTTTCGAGACCCCAACAGCGAGGAGAACAGCAATGACATTGCCCTGGTCCACCTCTCCAGCTCCCTGCCCCTCACAG AGTACATCCAGCCCGTGTGCCTCCCGGCTGCTGGGCAGGCCCTGGTGGATGGCAAGATCTGCACCGTGACTGGCTGGGGCAACACACAGTACTACG GCCAACAGGCTGGGGTACTCCAGGAGGCCCGAGTCCCCATAATCAGCAATGATGTCTGCAACGGCCCCGACTTCTACGGGAACCAGATCAAGCCCAAGATGTTCTGTGCTGGCTACCCCGAGGGTGGCATTGATGCCTGCCAG GGTGACAGTGGTGGCCCCTTCGTGTGTGAGGACAGCATCTCTCGGACGCCACGTTGGCGGCTGTGTGGCATCGTGAGCTGGGGCACTGGCTGTGCCCTGGCCCAGAAGCCAGGCGTCTACACCAAAGTCAGTGACTTCCGGGAGTGGATCTTCCAGGCCATAAAG GGCCCGAGCTGA
- the HPN gene encoding serine protease hepsin isoform X1: MAEKEGGRTVPCCSGPKVAALTVGTVLLLIGIGAASWAIVTVLLRTDQEPLYPAGQEVLPPLVQICGAAGRLLSLGVASPSSSYEDAKLSLPDSLSQNVLSEHQPLQVSPADARLTVFDQTEGTWRLLCSSRSNARVAGLSCEEMGFLRGLNHSELDVRTAGANGTSGFFCVDEGRLPHARRLLEVLSVCDCPRGRFLATVCQDCGHRKLPVDRIVGGQDTSLGRWPWQVSLRYDGAHLCGGSLLSRDWVLTAAHCFPERNRVLSRWRVFAGAVAQTSPHGVQLGVQAVIYHGGYLPFRDPNSEENSNDIALVHLSSSLPLTEYIQPVCLPAAGQALVDGKICTVTGWGNTQYYGQQAGVLQEARVPIISNDVCNGPDFYGNQIKPKMFCAGYPEGGIDACQGDSGGPFVCEDSISRTPRWRLCGIVSWGTGCALAQKPGVYTKVSDFREWIFQAIKTHSEGSGMVTQL; the protein is encoded by the exons ATGGCGGAGAAGGAGG GTGGCCGGACGGTGCCATGCTGCTCCGGACCCAAGGTGGCAGCTCTCACTGTGGGGACCGTGCTGCTCCTGATAGGCATCGGGGCGGCGTCCTGGGCCATTG TGACCGTTCTACTCAGGACTGACCAGGAGCCGCTGTATCCAG CAGGACAGGAAGTCCTGCCTCCCCTCGTCCAGATCTGTGGGGCTGCGGGAAGACTGCTCAGCTTGGGTGTTGCCTCACCAAGTTCTTCCTATGAGGATGCAAAATTGAGTTTGCCAGATTCACTTTCCCAAAATGTGCTCTCAGAACACCAGCCAT TGCAGGTCAGCCCGGCTGACGCTCGGCTCACGGTGTTTGACCAGACGGAGGGCACGTGGCGCTTGCTGTGCTCCTCGCGCTCCAACGCCAGGGTGGCGGGGCTCAGCTGCGAGGAGATGGGCTTCCTCAG GGGGCTGAACCACTCGGAGCTGGATGTGCGGACGGCGGGCGCCAACGGCACGTCGGGCTTCTTCTGCGTGGACGAGGGGAGGCTGCCGCACGCCCGGAGGCTGCTCGAGGTCCTCTCTGTGTG cGACTGTCCCAGGGGCCGTTTCCTGGCTACCGTCTGCCAAG ACTGTGGCCATAGGAAGCTGCCCGTAGATCGCATCGTGGGCGGCCAGGACACAAGCCTGGGCAGGTGGCCGTGGCAAGTCAGTCTTCGCTACGACGGCGCACACCTCTGTGGGGGGTCCCTGCTCTCCAGAGACTGGGTGCTGACAGCTGCCCACTGCTTCCCGGA GCGGAACCGGGTCCTGTCGCGATGGCGCGTGTTTGCCGGTGCCGTGGCCCAGACCTCCCCCCACGGTGTGCAGCTGGGCGTGCAGGCAGTAATCTACCATGGGGGCTATCTCCCCTTTCGAGACCCCAACAGCGAGGAGAACAGCAATGACATTGCCCTGGTCCACCTCTCCAGCTCCCTGCCCCTCACAG AGTACATCCAGCCCGTGTGCCTCCCGGCTGCTGGGCAGGCCCTGGTGGATGGCAAGATCTGCACCGTGACTGGCTGGGGCAACACACAGTACTACG GCCAACAGGCTGGGGTACTCCAGGAGGCCCGAGTCCCCATAATCAGCAATGATGTCTGCAACGGCCCCGACTTCTACGGGAACCAGATCAAGCCCAAGATGTTCTGTGCTGGCTACCCCGAGGGTGGCATTGATGCCTGCCAG GGTGACAGTGGTGGCCCCTTCGTGTGTGAGGACAGCATCTCTCGGACGCCACGTTGGCGGCTGTGTGGCATCGTGAGCTGGGGCACTGGCTGTGCCCTGGCCCAGAAGCCAGGCGTCTACACCAAAGTCAGTGACTTCCGGGAGTGGATCTTCCAGGCCATAAAG ACTCACTCCGAAGGCAGCGGCATGGTGACCCAGCTCTGA
- the HPN gene encoding serine protease hepsin isoform X4: MAEKEVTVLLRTDQEPLYPAGQEVLPPLVQICGAAGRLLSLGVASPSSSYEDAKLSLPDSLSQNVLSEHQPLQVSPADARLTVFDQTEGTWRLLCSSRSNARVAGLSCEEMGFLRGLNHSELDVRTAGANGTSGFFCVDEGRLPHARRLLEVLSVCDCPRGRFLATVCQDCGHRKLPVDRIVGGQDTSLGRWPWQVSLRYDGAHLCGGSLLSRDWVLTAAHCFPERNRVLSRWRVFAGAVAQTSPHGVQLGVQAVIYHGGYLPFRDPNSEENSNDIALVHLSSSLPLTEYIQPVCLPAAGQALVDGKICTVTGWGNTQYYGQQAGVLQEARVPIISNDVCNGPDFYGNQIKPKMFCAGYPEGGIDACQGDSGGPFVCEDSISRTPRWRLCGIVSWGTGCALAQKPGVYTKVSDFREWIFQAIKTHSEGSGMVTQL; this comes from the exons ATGGCGGAGAAGGAGG TGACCGTTCTACTCAGGACTGACCAGGAGCCGCTGTATCCAG CAGGACAGGAAGTCCTGCCTCCCCTCGTCCAGATCTGTGGGGCTGCGGGAAGACTGCTCAGCTTGGGTGTTGCCTCACCAAGTTCTTCCTATGAGGATGCAAAATTGAGTTTGCCAGATTCACTTTCCCAAAATGTGCTCTCAGAACACCAGCCAT TGCAGGTCAGCCCGGCTGACGCTCGGCTCACGGTGTTTGACCAGACGGAGGGCACGTGGCGCTTGCTGTGCTCCTCGCGCTCCAACGCCAGGGTGGCGGGGCTCAGCTGCGAGGAGATGGGCTTCCTCAG GGGGCTGAACCACTCGGAGCTGGATGTGCGGACGGCGGGCGCCAACGGCACGTCGGGCTTCTTCTGCGTGGACGAGGGGAGGCTGCCGCACGCCCGGAGGCTGCTCGAGGTCCTCTCTGTGTG cGACTGTCCCAGGGGCCGTTTCCTGGCTACCGTCTGCCAAG ACTGTGGCCATAGGAAGCTGCCCGTAGATCGCATCGTGGGCGGCCAGGACACAAGCCTGGGCAGGTGGCCGTGGCAAGTCAGTCTTCGCTACGACGGCGCACACCTCTGTGGGGGGTCCCTGCTCTCCAGAGACTGGGTGCTGACAGCTGCCCACTGCTTCCCGGA GCGGAACCGGGTCCTGTCGCGATGGCGCGTGTTTGCCGGTGCCGTGGCCCAGACCTCCCCCCACGGTGTGCAGCTGGGCGTGCAGGCAGTAATCTACCATGGGGGCTATCTCCCCTTTCGAGACCCCAACAGCGAGGAGAACAGCAATGACATTGCCCTGGTCCACCTCTCCAGCTCCCTGCCCCTCACAG AGTACATCCAGCCCGTGTGCCTCCCGGCTGCTGGGCAGGCCCTGGTGGATGGCAAGATCTGCACCGTGACTGGCTGGGGCAACACACAGTACTACG GCCAACAGGCTGGGGTACTCCAGGAGGCCCGAGTCCCCATAATCAGCAATGATGTCTGCAACGGCCCCGACTTCTACGGGAACCAGATCAAGCCCAAGATGTTCTGTGCTGGCTACCCCGAGGGTGGCATTGATGCCTGCCAG GGTGACAGTGGTGGCCCCTTCGTGTGTGAGGACAGCATCTCTCGGACGCCACGTTGGCGGCTGTGTGGCATCGTGAGCTGGGGCACTGGCTGTGCCCTGGCCCAGAAGCCAGGCGTCTACACCAAAGTCAGTGACTTCCGGGAGTGGATCTTCCAGGCCATAAAG ACTCACTCCGAAGGCAGCGGCATGGTGACCCAGCTCTGA
- the HPN gene encoding serine protease hepsin isoform X7 yields MAEKEGGRTVPCCSGPKVAALTVGTVLLLIGIGAASWAIVQVSPADARLTVFDQTEGTWRLLCSSRSNARVAGLSCEEMGFLRGLNHSELDVRTAGANGTSGFFCVDEGRLPHARRLLEVLSVCDCPRGRFLATVCQDCGHRKLPVDRIVGGQDTSLGRWPWQVSLRYDGAHLCGGSLLSRDWVLTAAHCFPERNRVLSRWRVFAGAVAQTSPHGVQLGVQAVIYHGGYLPFRDPNSEENSNDIALVHLSSSLPLTEYIQPVCLPAAGQALVDGKICTVTGWGNTQYYGQQAGVLQEARVPIISNDVCNGPDFYGNQIKPKMFCAGYPEGGIDACQGDSGGPFVCEDSISRTPRWRLCGIVSWGTGCALAQKPGVYTKVSDFREWIFQAIKTHSEGSGMVTQL; encoded by the exons ATGGCGGAGAAGGAGG GTGGCCGGACGGTGCCATGCTGCTCCGGACCCAAGGTGGCAGCTCTCACTGTGGGGACCGTGCTGCTCCTGATAGGCATCGGGGCGGCGTCCTGGGCCATTG TGCAGGTCAGCCCGGCTGACGCTCGGCTCACGGTGTTTGACCAGACGGAGGGCACGTGGCGCTTGCTGTGCTCCTCGCGCTCCAACGCCAGGGTGGCGGGGCTCAGCTGCGAGGAGATGGGCTTCCTCAG GGGGCTGAACCACTCGGAGCTGGATGTGCGGACGGCGGGCGCCAACGGCACGTCGGGCTTCTTCTGCGTGGACGAGGGGAGGCTGCCGCACGCCCGGAGGCTGCTCGAGGTCCTCTCTGTGTG cGACTGTCCCAGGGGCCGTTTCCTGGCTACCGTCTGCCAAG ACTGTGGCCATAGGAAGCTGCCCGTAGATCGCATCGTGGGCGGCCAGGACACAAGCCTGGGCAGGTGGCCGTGGCAAGTCAGTCTTCGCTACGACGGCGCACACCTCTGTGGGGGGTCCCTGCTCTCCAGAGACTGGGTGCTGACAGCTGCCCACTGCTTCCCGGA GCGGAACCGGGTCCTGTCGCGATGGCGCGTGTTTGCCGGTGCCGTGGCCCAGACCTCCCCCCACGGTGTGCAGCTGGGCGTGCAGGCAGTAATCTACCATGGGGGCTATCTCCCCTTTCGAGACCCCAACAGCGAGGAGAACAGCAATGACATTGCCCTGGTCCACCTCTCCAGCTCCCTGCCCCTCACAG AGTACATCCAGCCCGTGTGCCTCCCGGCTGCTGGGCAGGCCCTGGTGGATGGCAAGATCTGCACCGTGACTGGCTGGGGCAACACACAGTACTACG GCCAACAGGCTGGGGTACTCCAGGAGGCCCGAGTCCCCATAATCAGCAATGATGTCTGCAACGGCCCCGACTTCTACGGGAACCAGATCAAGCCCAAGATGTTCTGTGCTGGCTACCCCGAGGGTGGCATTGATGCCTGCCAG GGTGACAGTGGTGGCCCCTTCGTGTGTGAGGACAGCATCTCTCGGACGCCACGTTGGCGGCTGTGTGGCATCGTGAGCTGGGGCACTGGCTGTGCCCTGGCCCAGAAGCCAGGCGTCTACACCAAAGTCAGTGACTTCCGGGAGTGGATCTTCCAGGCCATAAAG ACTCACTCCGAAGGCAGCGGCATGGTGACCCAGCTCTGA
- the HPN gene encoding serine protease hepsin isoform X5 produces the protein MAEKEVTVLLRTDQEPLYPGQEVLPPLVQICGAAGRLLSLGVASPSSSYEDAKLSLPDSLSQNVLSEHQPLQVSPADARLTVFDQTEGTWRLLCSSRSNARVAGLSCEEMGFLRGLNHSELDVRTAGANGTSGFFCVDEGRLPHARRLLEVLSVCDCPRGRFLATVCQDCGHRKLPVDRIVGGQDTSLGRWPWQVSLRYDGAHLCGGSLLSRDWVLTAAHCFPERNRVLSRWRVFAGAVAQTSPHGVQLGVQAVIYHGGYLPFRDPNSEENSNDIALVHLSSSLPLTEYIQPVCLPAAGQALVDGKICTVTGWGNTQYYGQQAGVLQEARVPIISNDVCNGPDFYGNQIKPKMFCAGYPEGGIDACQGDSGGPFVCEDSISRTPRWRLCGIVSWGTGCALAQKPGVYTKVSDFREWIFQAIKTHSEGSGMVTQL, from the exons ATGGCGGAGAAGGAGG TGACCGTTCTACTCAGGACTGACCAGGAGCCGCTGTATCCAG GACAGGAAGTCCTGCCTCCCCTCGTCCAGATCTGTGGGGCTGCGGGAAGACTGCTCAGCTTGGGTGTTGCCTCACCAAGTTCTTCCTATGAGGATGCAAAATTGAGTTTGCCAGATTCACTTTCCCAAAATGTGCTCTCAGAACACCAGCCAT TGCAGGTCAGCCCGGCTGACGCTCGGCTCACGGTGTTTGACCAGACGGAGGGCACGTGGCGCTTGCTGTGCTCCTCGCGCTCCAACGCCAGGGTGGCGGGGCTCAGCTGCGAGGAGATGGGCTTCCTCAG GGGGCTGAACCACTCGGAGCTGGATGTGCGGACGGCGGGCGCCAACGGCACGTCGGGCTTCTTCTGCGTGGACGAGGGGAGGCTGCCGCACGCCCGGAGGCTGCTCGAGGTCCTCTCTGTGTG cGACTGTCCCAGGGGCCGTTTCCTGGCTACCGTCTGCCAAG ACTGTGGCCATAGGAAGCTGCCCGTAGATCGCATCGTGGGCGGCCAGGACACAAGCCTGGGCAGGTGGCCGTGGCAAGTCAGTCTTCGCTACGACGGCGCACACCTCTGTGGGGGGTCCCTGCTCTCCAGAGACTGGGTGCTGACAGCTGCCCACTGCTTCCCGGA GCGGAACCGGGTCCTGTCGCGATGGCGCGTGTTTGCCGGTGCCGTGGCCCAGACCTCCCCCCACGGTGTGCAGCTGGGCGTGCAGGCAGTAATCTACCATGGGGGCTATCTCCCCTTTCGAGACCCCAACAGCGAGGAGAACAGCAATGACATTGCCCTGGTCCACCTCTCCAGCTCCCTGCCCCTCACAG AGTACATCCAGCCCGTGTGCCTCCCGGCTGCTGGGCAGGCCCTGGTGGATGGCAAGATCTGCACCGTGACTGGCTGGGGCAACACACAGTACTACG GCCAACAGGCTGGGGTACTCCAGGAGGCCCGAGTCCCCATAATCAGCAATGATGTCTGCAACGGCCCCGACTTCTACGGGAACCAGATCAAGCCCAAGATGTTCTGTGCTGGCTACCCCGAGGGTGGCATTGATGCCTGCCAG GGTGACAGTGGTGGCCCCTTCGTGTGTGAGGACAGCATCTCTCGGACGCCACGTTGGCGGCTGTGTGGCATCGTGAGCTGGGGCACTGGCTGTGCCCTGGCCCAGAAGCCAGGCGTCTACACCAAAGTCAGTGACTTCCGGGAGTGGATCTTCCAGGCCATAAAG ACTCACTCCGAAGGCAGCGGCATGGTGACCCAGCTCTGA
- the HPN gene encoding serine protease hepsin isoform X8, which yields MAEKEVTVLLRTDQEPLYPVQVSPADARLTVFDQTEGTWRLLCSSRSNARVAGLSCEEMGFLRGLNHSELDVRTAGANGTSGFFCVDEGRLPHARRLLEVLSVCDCPRGRFLATVCQDCGHRKLPVDRIVGGQDTSLGRWPWQVSLRYDGAHLCGGSLLSRDWVLTAAHCFPERNRVLSRWRVFAGAVAQTSPHGVQLGVQAVIYHGGYLPFRDPNSEENSNDIALVHLSSSLPLTEYIQPVCLPAAGQALVDGKICTVTGWGNTQYYGQQAGVLQEARVPIISNDVCNGPDFYGNQIKPKMFCAGYPEGGIDACQGDSGGPFVCEDSISRTPRWRLCGIVSWGTGCALAQKPGVYTKVSDFREWIFQAIKTHSEGSGMVTQL from the exons ATGGCGGAGAAGGAGG TGACCGTTCTACTCAGGACTGACCAGGAGCCGCTGTATCCAG TGCAGGTCAGCCCGGCTGACGCTCGGCTCACGGTGTTTGACCAGACGGAGGGCACGTGGCGCTTGCTGTGCTCCTCGCGCTCCAACGCCAGGGTGGCGGGGCTCAGCTGCGAGGAGATGGGCTTCCTCAG GGGGCTGAACCACTCGGAGCTGGATGTGCGGACGGCGGGCGCCAACGGCACGTCGGGCTTCTTCTGCGTGGACGAGGGGAGGCTGCCGCACGCCCGGAGGCTGCTCGAGGTCCTCTCTGTGTG cGACTGTCCCAGGGGCCGTTTCCTGGCTACCGTCTGCCAAG ACTGTGGCCATAGGAAGCTGCCCGTAGATCGCATCGTGGGCGGCCAGGACACAAGCCTGGGCAGGTGGCCGTGGCAAGTCAGTCTTCGCTACGACGGCGCACACCTCTGTGGGGGGTCCCTGCTCTCCAGAGACTGGGTGCTGACAGCTGCCCACTGCTTCCCGGA GCGGAACCGGGTCCTGTCGCGATGGCGCGTGTTTGCCGGTGCCGTGGCCCAGACCTCCCCCCACGGTGTGCAGCTGGGCGTGCAGGCAGTAATCTACCATGGGGGCTATCTCCCCTTTCGAGACCCCAACAGCGAGGAGAACAGCAATGACATTGCCCTGGTCCACCTCTCCAGCTCCCTGCCCCTCACAG AGTACATCCAGCCCGTGTGCCTCCCGGCTGCTGGGCAGGCCCTGGTGGATGGCAAGATCTGCACCGTGACTGGCTGGGGCAACACACAGTACTACG GCCAACAGGCTGGGGTACTCCAGGAGGCCCGAGTCCCCATAATCAGCAATGATGTCTGCAACGGCCCCGACTTCTACGGGAACCAGATCAAGCCCAAGATGTTCTGTGCTGGCTACCCCGAGGGTGGCATTGATGCCTGCCAG GGTGACAGTGGTGGCCCCTTCGTGTGTGAGGACAGCATCTCTCGGACGCCACGTTGGCGGCTGTGTGGCATCGTGAGCTGGGGCACTGGCTGTGCCCTGGCCCAGAAGCCAGGCGTCTACACCAAAGTCAGTGACTTCCGGGAGTGGATCTTCCAGGCCATAAAG ACTCACTCCGAAGGCAGCGGCATGGTGACCCAGCTCTGA
- the HPN gene encoding serine protease hepsin isoform X2, whose translation MAEKEGGRTVPCCSGPKVAALTVGTVLLLIGIGAASWAIVTVLLRTDQEPLYPGQEVLPPLVQICGAAGRLLSLGVASPSSSYEDAKLSLPDSLSQNVLSEHQPLQVSPADARLTVFDQTEGTWRLLCSSRSNARVAGLSCEEMGFLRGLNHSELDVRTAGANGTSGFFCVDEGRLPHARRLLEVLSVCDCPRGRFLATVCQDCGHRKLPVDRIVGGQDTSLGRWPWQVSLRYDGAHLCGGSLLSRDWVLTAAHCFPERNRVLSRWRVFAGAVAQTSPHGVQLGVQAVIYHGGYLPFRDPNSEENSNDIALVHLSSSLPLTEYIQPVCLPAAGQALVDGKICTVTGWGNTQYYGQQAGVLQEARVPIISNDVCNGPDFYGNQIKPKMFCAGYPEGGIDACQGDSGGPFVCEDSISRTPRWRLCGIVSWGTGCALAQKPGVYTKVSDFREWIFQAIKTHSEGSGMVTQL comes from the exons ATGGCGGAGAAGGAGG GTGGCCGGACGGTGCCATGCTGCTCCGGACCCAAGGTGGCAGCTCTCACTGTGGGGACCGTGCTGCTCCTGATAGGCATCGGGGCGGCGTCCTGGGCCATTG TGACCGTTCTACTCAGGACTGACCAGGAGCCGCTGTATCCAG GACAGGAAGTCCTGCCTCCCCTCGTCCAGATCTGTGGGGCTGCGGGAAGACTGCTCAGCTTGGGTGTTGCCTCACCAAGTTCTTCCTATGAGGATGCAAAATTGAGTTTGCCAGATTCACTTTCCCAAAATGTGCTCTCAGAACACCAGCCAT TGCAGGTCAGCCCGGCTGACGCTCGGCTCACGGTGTTTGACCAGACGGAGGGCACGTGGCGCTTGCTGTGCTCCTCGCGCTCCAACGCCAGGGTGGCGGGGCTCAGCTGCGAGGAGATGGGCTTCCTCAG GGGGCTGAACCACTCGGAGCTGGATGTGCGGACGGCGGGCGCCAACGGCACGTCGGGCTTCTTCTGCGTGGACGAGGGGAGGCTGCCGCACGCCCGGAGGCTGCTCGAGGTCCTCTCTGTGTG cGACTGTCCCAGGGGCCGTTTCCTGGCTACCGTCTGCCAAG ACTGTGGCCATAGGAAGCTGCCCGTAGATCGCATCGTGGGCGGCCAGGACACAAGCCTGGGCAGGTGGCCGTGGCAAGTCAGTCTTCGCTACGACGGCGCACACCTCTGTGGGGGGTCCCTGCTCTCCAGAGACTGGGTGCTGACAGCTGCCCACTGCTTCCCGGA GCGGAACCGGGTCCTGTCGCGATGGCGCGTGTTTGCCGGTGCCGTGGCCCAGACCTCCCCCCACGGTGTGCAGCTGGGCGTGCAGGCAGTAATCTACCATGGGGGCTATCTCCCCTTTCGAGACCCCAACAGCGAGGAGAACAGCAATGACATTGCCCTGGTCCACCTCTCCAGCTCCCTGCCCCTCACAG AGTACATCCAGCCCGTGTGCCTCCCGGCTGCTGGGCAGGCCCTGGTGGATGGCAAGATCTGCACCGTGACTGGCTGGGGCAACACACAGTACTACG GCCAACAGGCTGGGGTACTCCAGGAGGCCCGAGTCCCCATAATCAGCAATGATGTCTGCAACGGCCCCGACTTCTACGGGAACCAGATCAAGCCCAAGATGTTCTGTGCTGGCTACCCCGAGGGTGGCATTGATGCCTGCCAG GGTGACAGTGGTGGCCCCTTCGTGTGTGAGGACAGCATCTCTCGGACGCCACGTTGGCGGCTGTGTGGCATCGTGAGCTGGGGCACTGGCTGTGCCCTGGCCCAGAAGCCAGGCGTCTACACCAAAGTCAGTGACTTCCGGGAGTGGATCTTCCAGGCCATAAAG ACTCACTCCGAAGGCAGCGGCATGGTGACCCAGCTCTGA
- the HPN gene encoding serine protease hepsin isoform X6, with amino-acid sequence MAEKEGGRTVPCCSGPKVAALTVGTVLLLIGIGAASWAIVTVLLRTDQEPLYPVQVSPADARLTVFDQTEGTWRLLCSSRSNARVAGLSCEEMGFLRGLNHSELDVRTAGANGTSGFFCVDEGRLPHARRLLEVLSVCDCPRGRFLATVCQDCGHRKLPVDRIVGGQDTSLGRWPWQVSLRYDGAHLCGGSLLSRDWVLTAAHCFPERNRVLSRWRVFAGAVAQTSPHGVQLGVQAVIYHGGYLPFRDPNSEENSNDIALVHLSSSLPLTEYIQPVCLPAAGQALVDGKICTVTGWGNTQYYGQQAGVLQEARVPIISNDVCNGPDFYGNQIKPKMFCAGYPEGGIDACQGDSGGPFVCEDSISRTPRWRLCGIVSWGTGCALAQKPGVYTKVSDFREWIFQAIKTHSEGSGMVTQL; translated from the exons ATGGCGGAGAAGGAGG GTGGCCGGACGGTGCCATGCTGCTCCGGACCCAAGGTGGCAGCTCTCACTGTGGGGACCGTGCTGCTCCTGATAGGCATCGGGGCGGCGTCCTGGGCCATTG TGACCGTTCTACTCAGGACTGACCAGGAGCCGCTGTATCCAG TGCAGGTCAGCCCGGCTGACGCTCGGCTCACGGTGTTTGACCAGACGGAGGGCACGTGGCGCTTGCTGTGCTCCTCGCGCTCCAACGCCAGGGTGGCGGGGCTCAGCTGCGAGGAGATGGGCTTCCTCAG GGGGCTGAACCACTCGGAGCTGGATGTGCGGACGGCGGGCGCCAACGGCACGTCGGGCTTCTTCTGCGTGGACGAGGGGAGGCTGCCGCACGCCCGGAGGCTGCTCGAGGTCCTCTCTGTGTG cGACTGTCCCAGGGGCCGTTTCCTGGCTACCGTCTGCCAAG ACTGTGGCCATAGGAAGCTGCCCGTAGATCGCATCGTGGGCGGCCAGGACACAAGCCTGGGCAGGTGGCCGTGGCAAGTCAGTCTTCGCTACGACGGCGCACACCTCTGTGGGGGGTCCCTGCTCTCCAGAGACTGGGTGCTGACAGCTGCCCACTGCTTCCCGGA GCGGAACCGGGTCCTGTCGCGATGGCGCGTGTTTGCCGGTGCCGTGGCCCAGACCTCCCCCCACGGTGTGCAGCTGGGCGTGCAGGCAGTAATCTACCATGGGGGCTATCTCCCCTTTCGAGACCCCAACAGCGAGGAGAACAGCAATGACATTGCCCTGGTCCACCTCTCCAGCTCCCTGCCCCTCACAG AGTACATCCAGCCCGTGTGCCTCCCGGCTGCTGGGCAGGCCCTGGTGGATGGCAAGATCTGCACCGTGACTGGCTGGGGCAACACACAGTACTACG GCCAACAGGCTGGGGTACTCCAGGAGGCCCGAGTCCCCATAATCAGCAATGATGTCTGCAACGGCCCCGACTTCTACGGGAACCAGATCAAGCCCAAGATGTTCTGTGCTGGCTACCCCGAGGGTGGCATTGATGCCTGCCAG GGTGACAGTGGTGGCCCCTTCGTGTGTGAGGACAGCATCTCTCGGACGCCACGTTGGCGGCTGTGTGGCATCGTGAGCTGGGGCACTGGCTGTGCCCTGGCCCAGAAGCCAGGCGTCTACACCAAAGTCAGTGACTTCCGGGAGTGGATCTTCCAGGCCATAAAG ACTCACTCCGAAGGCAGCGGCATGGTGACCCAGCTCTGA